A genomic stretch from Antarcticibacterium flavum includes:
- the xerA gene encoding site-specific tyrosine recombinase/integron integrase, producing the protein MEKKYITLKHLLIGKQKCIGLQFYTDKVLDALVKDLPGVQWSQEFNMNFIPNTPGNLKLIYSHFRGVAWVNSNYFFPKSAFGRQNEEFDVHWFRNRKPVEGVRSCPESYLSKLELKCYANSTVRTYISCFEAFINHYKDRELADLDENDIRMYLQKLIRNKASHSHVNQAINSIKFYYEVVLEMPNRFYAIERPRVEEKLPQVLAKEEVHAIIANTNNLKHKCIVSLLYSAGLRRNEVLNLKPTDIDGKRMLIRVKSGKGNKDRYTLLSETLLKELREYYLKWRPSVFLFEGPLRSRYSPESVACIVKNAAKKAKIKKNVTPHMLRHSFATHLLESGTDIRYIQVLLGHKSTKTTEIYTHVATNVFFNIKNPLDS; encoded by the coding sequence ATGGAAAAAAAATATATTACCCTAAAGCATTTATTAATAGGAAAGCAAAAATGCATAGGCCTGCAGTTCTATACAGACAAGGTCCTGGATGCGCTGGTGAAGGATTTGCCGGGGGTACAATGGAGCCAGGAATTCAATATGAACTTTATACCCAACACTCCGGGGAATTTAAAGTTGATCTACAGCCATTTTAGAGGAGTGGCCTGGGTGAATTCCAATTATTTTTTTCCGAAAAGTGCTTTTGGGAGGCAGAATGAGGAATTTGATGTTCATTGGTTTCGCAACAGGAAGCCGGTGGAAGGAGTGAGATCCTGTCCAGAAAGTTATTTGTCCAAGCTGGAATTAAAGTGTTATGCCAACAGTACGGTGAGGACTTATATTTCCTGTTTCGAGGCATTTATAAATCATTATAAGGACAGGGAGCTGGCAGACCTGGATGAGAATGACATACGCATGTATCTTCAAAAGCTAATAAGGAATAAGGCGTCCCATTCTCATGTGAACCAGGCTATCAATTCCATCAAATTCTATTACGAGGTGGTCCTGGAGATGCCCAACAGGTTCTATGCCATTGAGCGGCCAAGGGTAGAGGAGAAGTTGCCCCAGGTGCTGGCCAAGGAGGAGGTACATGCAATTATTGCAAATACCAACAATCTTAAACATAAATGTATCGTAAGCCTGCTATATTCTGCAGGTTTAAGAAGGAACGAGGTGCTGAATTTGAAACCGACGGATATTGATGGGAAAAGGATGCTGATTCGTGTAAAATCTGGAAAAGGTAATAAGGACCGTTATACCTTACTTTCGGAAACCTTACTGAAGGAACTCAGGGAATATTATTTAAAATGGCGGCCATCTGTTTTTCTTTTTGAAGGGCCCCTACGCAGCAGGTACTCGCCAGAGAGCGTGGCCTGTATCGTAAAGAACGCAGCTAAAAAAGCAAAGATCAAAAAGAACGTTACACCACATATGTTACGGCATTCATTTGCCACGCACCTCCTTGAGAGCGGAACAGATATAAGATACATACAGGTTCTGCTGGGACATAAAAGCACAAAAACCACAGAAATTTACACTCACGTGGCCACAAATGTTTTTTTTAACATAAAAAATCCCCTAGATTCGTAA
- a CDS encoding helix-turn-helix domain-containing protein has protein sequence MAQIIIDKQNGELAFRLERFENLNQFDHLQRKNYYSIILLNASNYKLSVDLSNYELQGYQMICLSPYQPFMISSEERCQGWLLNFHPDFFCTYRHQNEIETEGVLFNNFHGLPHFQISEEGLFFNLIDQISKEMDRDSIAQHEVLVAFLKVFLIEAVRQKKQFDKEIVPKFSDGQSEILQNLVDSIEKNYCELHSPKDYADVLCVSTKTLAGIVKKYLQQTPSDLISNRIVIAAKRELYLTSKPLKQIAARLGYYDEFYFSRFFKKKVGVSPDNYRKTVGFAKLERL, from the coding sequence ATGGCTCAAATTATTATAGATAAACAAAATGGTGAATTAGCCTTTAGACTAGAAAGGTTTGAAAATCTTAATCAATTTGATCATTTACAAAGAAAAAATTATTATTCTATTATTTTACTTAACGCAAGCAACTATAAGTTAAGTGTAGACCTTTCTAATTATGAACTGCAAGGTTATCAAATGATTTGCTTGTCGCCTTATCAACCATTTATGATTTCTTCTGAAGAACGTTGTCAAGGCTGGTTATTAAATTTTCACCCTGACTTTTTTTGTACATATCGTCATCAAAATGAAATTGAAACAGAAGGCGTTCTTTTTAACAACTTTCATGGATTACCACATTTTCAAATTTCTGAAGAAGGGCTGTTTTTTAATCTCATAGACCAAATTTCTAAAGAGATGGATAGAGATTCTATTGCTCAACATGAAGTTCTTGTGGCTTTTTTAAAGGTATTTTTGATAGAAGCAGTGAGACAGAAAAAACAATTCGATAAAGAGATAGTTCCAAAATTTTCTGATGGTCAATCAGAAATCCTACAAAATTTAGTAGATTCTATTGAGAAAAATTATTGTGAATTACATTCTCCGAAAGATTATGCAGATGTTTTGTGTGTTAGTACAAAAACATTGGCAGGGATTGTAAAAAAATATTTACAGCAAACACCTAGCGATTTAATTTCTAATAGAATTGTTATAGCGGCTAAACGAGAGCTATATTTAACATCAAAACCTTTGAAACAGATTGCAGCTAGACTTGGTTATTATGATGAATTTTATTTTAGTCGATTTTTTAAGAAAAAAGTAGGTGTTTCTCCAGATAATTACAGAAAGACAGTAGGTTTCGCCAAACTAGAAAGGCTATAA
- the tnpB gene encoding IS66 family insertion sequence element accessory protein TnpB (TnpB, as the term is used for proteins encoded by IS66 family insertion elements, is considered an accessory protein, since TnpC, encoded by a neighboring gene, is a DDE family transposase.): MFALSSFHKYHFYPKACDMRKSFNGLSGLVKNELGREPTSGDVFIFLNRNRTHLKLLHWEAGGFVLYYKRLEQGSFTPPVFKGNNHGMTWSELVLMVEGLQVKKAHQKLRYPR; encoded by the coding sequence ATGTTTGCCCTAAGCTCGTTCCATAAATATCACTTTTATCCCAAAGCCTGTGATATGCGAAAATCTTTTAATGGCCTGAGCGGACTGGTAAAAAATGAACTTGGCAGGGAACCAACCAGTGGCGATGTGTTTATTTTTTTGAACCGTAACCGCACGCACCTTAAACTCCTGCACTGGGAAGCCGGGGGTTTTGTATTGTACTACAAACGCTTGGAACAGGGCAGTTTTACCCCGCCGGTTTTTAAAGGAAATAACCATGGTATGACCTGGTCAGAACTGGTGCTTATGGTGGAAGGCCTGCAGGTAAAAAAAGCCCATCAGAAACTGAGGTATCCCAGATAA
- a CDS encoding DUF1801 domain-containing protein — translation MGKACIYINKLSHINEEVLRKIIRSTLEFISKEYT, via the coding sequence ATGGGGAAGGCGTGTATTTACATCAATAAGTTATCTCATATTAATGAGGAAGTCCTTAGAAAAATAATAAGATCTACTTTAGAATTCATTAGTAAAGAGTACACATAA
- a CDS encoding putative quinol monooxygenase encodes MNSTKNETIGLLVIMKAKPGKEQDVKNFLLGGLALVNQEPQTVSWFAFQIDSKTFGIYDTFEVEEGRQAHLTGEVAKALLANAGDLLEDFDPSTDIQPTDVLVSNHKSGLQNNGLLVIMKSKEAKTADVENFLNVGKQLVSDEPKTLSWYAIKIDATTYAIFDTFADDSGRDAHLTGKVAAALMENAPVLLEGFQATAIQKIDIIASK; translated from the coding sequence ATGAACAGTACAAAAAATGAAACAATCGGATTATTAGTAATTATGAAAGCAAAGCCAGGAAAAGAGCAAGACGTTAAAAACTTTTTGCTTGGTGGATTAGCACTAGTCAATCAAGAACCCCAAACAGTATCTTGGTTTGCCTTTCAGATAGACAGTAAAACTTTTGGTATCTATGATACCTTTGAAGTAGAAGAAGGTAGGCAAGCTCATTTAACAGGCGAAGTTGCAAAGGCATTATTAGCAAATGCAGGTGATTTGTTAGAAGATTTTGATCCTAGTACAGATATTCAACCAACAGATGTATTGGTATCTAATCATAAGTCCGGATTGCAAAACAATGGCTTACTTGTTATTATGAAATCTAAAGAAGCAAAGACAGCAGATGTCGAAAATTTTCTTAATGTTGGAAAACAATTAGTAAGTGATGAGCCAAAGACTTTATCTTGGTATGCTATAAAAATAGATGCAACTACTTATGCAATCTTTGATACCTTTGCAGATGATTCAGGTAGAGATGCTCATTTAACAGGTAAAGTTGCTGCAGCACTTATGGAAAATGCTCCTGTTCTTTTAGAAGGTTTCCAAGCAACTGCAATTCAAAAAATAGATATTATAGCTTCCAAATAA
- the tnpA gene encoding IS66 family insertion sequence element accessory protein TnpA, translating into MSKEQEMFALIDEFESGSLNGREFCETKGLVLSTFYYWKKKKARNESPGSGGFIVISPNTVKDGNLELIYPNGIRLILEVSQLPLISKLLRLY; encoded by the coding sequence ATGAGTAAAGAACAAGAAATGTTTGCCTTGATCGATGAATTTGAAAGTGGTTCTCTAAACGGGAGAGAATTTTGTGAAACTAAAGGGTTGGTACTCTCCACATTTTATTACTGGAAAAAAAAGAAAGCCCGCAATGAATCACCCGGGAGTGGAGGATTTATAGTTATCAGTCCTAACACTGTTAAGGATGGAAACCTGGAACTTATTTATCCTAATGGGATCCGGCTAATACTTGAGGTCTCACAACTTCCACTGATCAGTAAACTTCTCAGGCTTTATTAA
- the tnpC gene encoding IS66 family transposase, with the protein MQKPIENLTKDELLALLDKETERRAKAEKENIDLKFQLAYYKRLAFGQKRERFEGDKNQMSLPFEMEPEKAEKQEAELKEKLSYERRKRTSVHKGRMALPEHLPVEEIEIYPQEDITDMICIGKEVTNELEYEPAKYYIKRYIRYKYAPKNKEGVIIGELPERVIEKGIPGAGLLASILVDKYEDHLPLYRQLQRFKRADIPIASSTLEGWTRQSLKILDILYQHLLEDTRSMGYLQADESPIKVIDKNKKGTTHQGYYWVYHNPMDGSVLFDYHRGRSREAADHVLADFKGYLQSDGYAAYDKIGKREGVTHLNCWAHARREFDKAKDNDRERAEIALSFIQKLYAVEAQAREHNLSPEQRKSLRLENALPIINEFAKWMFQQMKHQLILPKSPIGKAFRYSMDRWDQLSAYLYDGILEIDNNLIENAIRKLALGRKNYLFAGSDDAAQRGAIMYSFFAICKKHEVNPYEWLKYTLENIMSINHKDIRNLYPQNYKKLQQG; encoded by the coding sequence ATGCAAAAACCCATAGAAAATCTTACTAAAGATGAGCTTTTGGCACTCCTTGATAAGGAGACTGAGAGAAGGGCGAAAGCAGAAAAAGAAAATATCGATCTTAAATTCCAATTAGCTTATTATAAGCGCCTGGCTTTTGGTCAAAAAAGGGAACGCTTCGAAGGGGATAAAAACCAGATGAGTCTTCCCTTTGAGATGGAGCCGGAAAAAGCGGAAAAACAAGAAGCCGAGTTAAAAGAGAAGCTCAGCTATGAGCGTCGCAAAAGAACTTCCGTCCATAAAGGGCGAATGGCCCTGCCTGAGCATCTTCCGGTAGAAGAAATTGAAATCTATCCCCAGGAAGATATCACCGATATGATCTGTATCGGCAAGGAAGTGACCAATGAGCTGGAATACGAGCCAGCTAAATACTACATCAAACGTTACATCCGCTATAAGTATGCTCCTAAAAATAAAGAAGGAGTAATCATTGGAGAATTGCCCGAGCGGGTGATTGAAAAAGGCATTCCGGGAGCCGGACTCCTGGCTTCCATTCTGGTCGATAAGTATGAGGATCATCTCCCGCTTTACCGGCAACTGCAACGCTTTAAAAGAGCAGATATCCCCATTGCCTCTTCCACTTTAGAAGGCTGGACCAGGCAAAGTCTTAAAATATTAGATATCCTTTATCAACATCTATTGGAGGACACCAGGTCAATGGGGTACCTCCAGGCGGATGAGTCCCCGATAAAAGTAATCGACAAGAATAAAAAAGGCACCACCCACCAGGGCTACTATTGGGTGTACCATAACCCTATGGATGGAAGCGTACTCTTTGATTATCACCGGGGACGAAGCCGAGAGGCTGCCGACCATGTACTGGCTGATTTTAAAGGCTACCTCCAAAGTGATGGCTATGCTGCCTATGACAAGATTGGCAAGCGGGAGGGGGTTACCCACCTGAACTGCTGGGCCCATGCCAGAAGAGAATTTGATAAAGCAAAGGATAATGACAGGGAACGTGCCGAAATAGCCCTGAGCTTCATCCAAAAACTCTACGCGGTGGAAGCTCAAGCGCGAGAACACAACTTAAGCCCGGAACAGCGTAAATCCCTGCGCCTGGAAAATGCATTACCCATTATTAATGAATTTGCCAAATGGATGTTCCAACAGATGAAGCATCAGTTGATTCTTCCCAAGAGTCCTATCGGAAAAGCCTTCCGATATTCCATGGATCGCTGGGATCAGCTCAGCGCTTACCTCTATGATGGAATCCTGGAAATAGATAACAACCTTATTGAAAATGCCATTAGAAAACTGGCACTAGGCCGAAAAAACTACCTGTTTGCAGGTTCTGATGATGCAGCTCAACGTGGTGCAATAATGTACTCCTTCTTTGCGATCTGCAAAAAACACGAGGTAAACCCATATGAATGGCTCAAGTACACCCTGGAGAATATTATGTCCATCAACCATAAAGACATCCGGAATCTGTACCCGCAGAATTACAAGAAATTACAGCAAGGATAA
- a CDS encoding IS1182 family transposase — translation MQGKKDYQEKLFTSFRLSDRIPKENFYRRLKEALNLDFLYPLTQKFYGGSGQKSIDPVVYFKICLVGYLENITTDRGVMDHCAMRLDILYFLGYDVDEELPWHSTISRTRKLFPDDIFEEVFTRVLKLCIEAGLVSGHTQAIDSAPVKANASMDSLELKVPAEDLEEHLSKLRVQSSSDRKAKGNKAPKEQQSITASKSELQEIKSRNKRWSEDQDMKPGAKNKGSKYTSNKTHYSPTDPDARISVKPGKARKLNYLCNIAVDTRTNVITDVQAYHADKKDTKYLQDTAGRLNRRLRREGLIWENVLADAGYSSGENYAYFENKGLTTYIPPHGTYKGGPEGFQYFKEGNYWLCPHGKKVTHRNQKMENGNLKDNYFTTRADCKGCPIKTACIGKSHEKRINITAYREEYDRNIERIKSRRGRYMKGKRQSTVEPVFGTLKEFMGLRKINTIGIRQANKCMHLAAIAYNLKKYLKFTTKRVKSGAGQLASLSPFKNLLQELINLPVRQLHLSY, via the coding sequence ATGCAAGGCAAAAAAGACTATCAGGAAAAACTCTTCACTTCGTTTAGGTTGAGTGACCGAATTCCCAAAGAAAATTTTTATCGCAGATTAAAGGAAGCCCTTAACCTGGATTTCCTCTATCCGCTTACTCAAAAATTCTACGGCGGGAGCGGACAAAAAAGTATCGACCCCGTGGTGTATTTCAAGATCTGCCTGGTGGGATATCTTGAGAATATCACTACAGATCGTGGCGTGATGGACCACTGCGCCATGCGACTGGACATCCTTTATTTTTTGGGATATGATGTCGATGAGGAACTTCCCTGGCACAGCACCATAAGCCGTACCCGTAAACTTTTTCCCGATGATATTTTTGAAGAGGTCTTTACCCGGGTATTGAAATTATGCATTGAAGCAGGACTTGTAAGCGGCCATACACAGGCTATAGATTCAGCTCCCGTAAAAGCCAATGCTTCTATGGATAGCCTGGAGCTTAAAGTCCCGGCAGAAGATCTCGAGGAGCATCTCTCAAAGCTGCGTGTGCAAAGCAGCAGTGACCGAAAGGCCAAAGGGAACAAAGCTCCTAAAGAACAACAAAGTATAACGGCCAGTAAATCTGAACTACAGGAAATCAAGAGCCGAAACAAAAGATGGAGCGAAGACCAGGATATGAAACCCGGCGCAAAAAACAAAGGCAGTAAATACACCAGTAACAAAACCCATTACAGCCCTACAGATCCCGATGCGCGGATTAGTGTCAAACCCGGTAAGGCCAGGAAACTGAATTATCTGTGCAACATCGCCGTTGATACCAGGACAAATGTGATAACAGATGTACAAGCCTACCACGCAGATAAAAAAGACACTAAATACCTTCAGGACACCGCCGGGAGATTAAACAGACGTCTTCGCCGGGAAGGCCTCATCTGGGAAAATGTACTGGCAGATGCCGGTTACAGCAGCGGTGAAAATTATGCATATTTCGAAAACAAAGGTCTCACCACTTACATTCCTCCACACGGAACCTACAAGGGCGGGCCTGAAGGATTCCAATATTTCAAAGAAGGGAATTACTGGCTATGTCCCCATGGGAAAAAGGTAACTCACCGTAATCAGAAAATGGAAAACGGAAACCTAAAGGATAATTATTTTACTACAAGAGCAGATTGTAAAGGCTGTCCCATAAAAACCGCCTGCATCGGGAAAAGCCACGAAAAAAGGATCAACATTACCGCATATCGCGAGGAGTATGACAGGAATATTGAACGAATAAAAAGCAGGCGCGGCCGTTATATGAAAGGCAAACGCCAAAGCACGGTGGAGCCTGTCTTCGGAACTCTCAAGGAATTTATGGGCCTACGGAAAATAAACACCATCGGAATTCGCCAGGCAAACAAATGTATGCACCTGGCCGCCATTGCATATAACCTCAAAAAATATCTGAAATTCACAACAAAACGGGTAAAATCGGGAGCAGGACAGCTTGCTTCGCTTTCGCCTTTTAAAAACCTCCTCCAGGAGCTTATAAACTTACCTGTAAGACAACTTCATTTGAGTTATTAA
- a CDS encoding DoxX family protein produces the protein MSWLSKFERFYIEVKQNRWVLWFSYFNRVALAAGFIPAGFVKIFDERFASGLSMIHPMGTYLTAFWNTGYYYTFVGVAQVVAAILLLIPRTVTLGTLLYFPIILNIFILSYAVRFDGSLLTSPLMTLSCIFLLFWNYDRLKFILPIRDPQPVNLPKPIIYTNRFPLKFFFISAVSFVLVIALVFTTNSFLVMPRNTTSYCNEQFEGTNRSAAGAAFCDCVHNQGQPLDTCLEEYEMAADD, from the coding sequence AAATTTGAAAGATTTTATATTGAGGTAAAACAGAACAGGTGGGTCCTGTGGTTTTCCTATTTTAACAGGGTGGCCTTAGCTGCAGGGTTTATCCCCGCCGGGTTTGTGAAGATCTTTGATGAGCGCTTTGCCAGTGGTTTATCGATGATCCATCCAATGGGGACCTATTTAACGGCCTTTTGGAATACCGGGTATTACTATACTTTTGTTGGGGTAGCGCAGGTAGTCGCTGCTATTCTGCTGCTCATCCCCAGGACCGTAACTCTTGGCACCTTGCTTTATTTTCCAATAATCCTGAATATTTTCATTTTGTCCTACGCTGTAAGGTTTGACGGCTCCTTGCTTACATCCCCTTTGATGACCCTATCCTGTATCTTTCTTCTTTTCTGGAATTATGACAGGCTAAAGTTTATCCTTCCCATTAGGGACCCCCAACCTGTGAACCTTCCCAAACCAATTATCTATACAAATAGGTTCCCGTTGAAATTCTTTTTTATAAGTGCTGTTTCTTTTGTGCTGGTGATAGCTTTGGTTTTTACTACCAACAGTTTTTTGGTGATGCCCCGGAATACTACCTCCTATTGTAACGAACAATTTGAAGGCACAAATCGCTCTGCCGCCGGTGCTGCTTTTTGTGATTGCGTCCATAACCAGGGCCAGCCACTGGACACCTGCCTGGAAGAATATGAAATGGCAGCAGATGATTGA
- a CDS encoding UPF0158 family protein — translation MKVKEANIREMAEHLLCGNICFLNTVTGDFEYHPAEMDFFPDEENPWQEVIDKLENNWDDYIRIEPMNSSQSFAVMESFADQLEADGFRKKLFAALSRPKPFRNFNYLIHESDFRQEWFDFRQERNVEWVREQISDRVDE, via the coding sequence ATGAAAGTTAAGGAAGCAAATATTCGGGAAATGGCAGAACACCTTCTGTGTGGTAATATTTGTTTTTTAAATACTGTAACCGGTGATTTTGAATATCATCCGGCAGAAATGGACTTTTTTCCCGACGAGGAAAATCCCTGGCAAGAAGTTATAGATAAACTCGAAAATAATTGGGATGATTATATTCGGATCGAGCCAATGAATTCCAGCCAATCTTTTGCTGTAATGGAATCTTTTGCGGACCAATTGGAAGCGGACGGATTTCGCAAAAAGTTATTTGCTGCTTTAAGCCGACCAAAACCTTTCAGGAATTTTAATTATCTGATCCACGAATCGGATTTCAGACAGGAATGGTTTGACTTCCGACAAGAAAGAAATGTTGAGTGGGTAAGAGAACAGATATCTGACCGCGTGGATGAGTAA
- a CDS encoding tetratricopeptide repeat protein gives MTKQITFLILTFISINLFGQNAKELNEQSKDFIESQQFAKAIPLLKEAADLGVAEAQYNYGVSLEFGYGIEKDIDSAIGWYQKAAEQGWNDALYKMMMAYANGVGVLQSNQKAFEYALQCAGNNDITCMFNIVGAYQDGLGTEKNLDKMLQWAIKIGKLENPEDLMKSGKITSARLNLAYMYRDGLNVETDLLKSYSWFLIYNEFKRDFSILQQQSVINEIKELEEKLTPGQIAEAINQAELIINRPLTNIANLYETSR, from the coding sequence ATGACTAAACAAATAACCTTTCTAATTCTGACTTTCATAAGCATTAACCTATTCGGACAAAATGCGAAGGAATTAAATGAACAATCGAAAGATTTCATTGAATCTCAACAATTTGCTAAAGCCATTCCTTTACTAAAAGAAGCAGCGGACTTAGGCGTTGCGGAGGCACAATACAATTATGGTGTTTCACTTGAGTTTGGGTATGGAATTGAAAAAGATATAGACTCTGCTATTGGATGGTACCAAAAAGCTGCCGAACAAGGCTGGAATGATGCTCTTTACAAAATGATGATGGCTTACGCTAACGGGGTTGGTGTATTACAAAGTAATCAGAAAGCGTTCGAATATGCTCTTCAATGTGCAGGGAACAATGACATAACCTGTATGTTCAATATTGTTGGTGCTTATCAAGACGGTTTAGGCACAGAGAAAAATCTTGATAAAATGTTACAATGGGCAATAAAAATTGGGAAACTGGAAAACCCGGAAGATTTAATGAAAAGTGGGAAAATAACTTCTGCTCGTTTAAATCTGGCTTATATGTACAGAGACGGATTAAACGTGGAAACGGATTTATTAAAAAGCTACTCCTGGTTCCTTATTTACAATGAGTTCAAGAGAGACTTTTCTATTTTACAGCAACAATCTGTAATTAATGAAATAAAGGAATTAGAAGAAAAATTGACCCCTGGACAAATTGCAGAGGCAATAAATCAAGCTGAACTTATCATCAATAGACCTTTAACCAATATTGCAAACCTTTACGAAACGAGTAGATAA
- a CDS encoding IS1182 family transposase produces the protein MQGKKDYQEKLFTSFRLSDRIPKENFYRRLKEALNLDFLYPLTQKFYGGSGQKSIDPVVYFKICLVGYLENITTDRGVMDHCAMRLDILYFLGYDVDEELPWHSTISRTRKLFPDDIFEEVFTRVLKLCIEAGLVSGHTQAIDSAPVKANASMDSLELKVPAEDLEEHLSKLRVQSSSDRKAKGNKAPKEQQSITASKSELQEIKSRNKRWSEDQDMKPGAKNKGSKYTSNKTHYSPTDPDARISVKPGKARKLNYLCNIAVDTRTNVITDVQAYHADKKDTKYLQDTAGRLNRRLRREGLIWENVLADAGYSSGENYAYFENKGLTTYIPPHGTYKGGPEGFQYFKEGNYWLCPHGKKVTHRNQKMENGNLKDNYFTTRADCKGCPIKTACIGKSHEKRINITAYREEYDRNIERIKSRRGRYMKGKRQSTVEPVFGTLKEFMGLRKINTIGIRQANKCMHLAAIAYNLKKYLKFTTKRVKSGAGQLASPSPFKNLLQELRNLPTRQLHLSY, from the coding sequence ATGCAAGGCAAAAAAGACTATCAGGAAAAACTCTTCACTTCGTTTAGGTTGAGTGACCGAATTCCCAAAGAAAATTTTTATCGCAGATTAAAGGAAGCCCTTAACCTGGATTTCCTCTATCCGCTTACTCAAAAATTCTACGGCGGGAGCGGACAAAAAAGTATCGACCCCGTGGTGTATTTCAAGATCTGCCTGGTGGGATATCTTGAGAATATCACTACAGATCGTGGCGTGATGGACCACTGCGCCATGCGACTGGACATCCTTTATTTTTTGGGATATGATGTCGATGAGGAACTTCCCTGGCACAGCACCATAAGCCGTACCCGTAAACTTTTTCCCGATGATATTTTTGAAGAGGTCTTTACCCGGGTATTGAAATTATGCATTGAAGCAGGACTTGTAAGCGGCCATACACAGGCTATAGATTCAGCTCCCGTAAAAGCCAATGCTTCTATGGATAGCCTGGAGCTTAAAGTCCCGGCAGAAGATCTCGAGGAGCATCTCTCAAAGCTGCGTGTGCAAAGCAGCAGTGACCGAAAGGCCAAAGGGAACAAAGCTCCTAAAGAACAACAAAGTATAACGGCCAGTAAATCTGAACTACAGGAAATCAAGAGCCGAAACAAAAGATGGAGCGAAGACCAGGATATGAAACCCGGCGCAAAAAACAAAGGCAGTAAATACACCAGTAACAAAACCCATTACAGCCCTACAGATCCCGATGCGCGGATTAGTGTCAAACCCGGTAAGGCCAGGAAACTGAATTATCTGTGCAACATCGCCGTTGATACCAGGACAAATGTGATAACAGATGTACAAGCCTACCACGCAGATAAAAAAGACACTAAATACCTTCAGGACACCGCCGGGAGATTAAACAGACGTCTTCGCCGGGAAGGCCTCATCTGGGAAAATGTACTGGCAGATGCCGGTTACAGCAGCGGTGAAAATTATGCATATTTCGAAAACAAAGGTCTCACCACTTACATTCCTCCACACGGAACCTACAAGGGCGGGCCTGAAGGATTCCAATATTTCAAAGAAGGGAATTACTGGCTATGTCCCCATGGGAAAAAGGTAACTCACCGTAATCAGAAAATGGAAAACGGAAACCTAAAGGATAATTATTTTACTACAAGAGCAGATTGTAAAGGCTGTCCCATAAAAACCGCCTGCATCGGGAAAAGCCACGAAAAAAGGATCAACATTACCGCATATCGCGAGGAGTATGACAGGAATATTGAACGAATAAAAAGCAGGCGCGGCCGTTATATGAAAGGCAAACGCCAAAGCACGGTGGAGCCTGTCTTCGGAACTCTCAAGGAATTTATGGGCCTACGGAAAATAAACACCATCGGAATTCGCCAGGCAAATAAATGTATGCACCTGGCCGCCATTGCATATAACCTCAAAAAATATCTGAAATTCACCACAAAACGGGTAAAATCGGGAGCAGGACAGCTTGCTTCGCCTTCTCCTTTTAAAAACCTCCTCCAGGAGCTAAGAAACTTACCTACAAGGCAACTTCATTTGAGCTATTGA